The DNA region GAGCATCGAAATGGTTCAGAGCACAGCACTCGCGAAAGCAGCAGTAATGATGAGCAAACTCCCGTCCGGCGAGCCGGCAATGGCGACAGCCCGAGAGGCTCCGGTCCGTCCCAATCTCAGCAGAGAAAGGAAGGCGATATCGATGtgaacagcaacaccaatgGAGAGTAACAAGAGCCCCTCTATTTCTCTGCCCCCAACATGAAGACACATGTTTCACGCGCTACCGGTGGAAACAACATCATATGCGCCACTGGAAAAACACATTCCGTCCTTCGAGGGGGTCACCGACCATCATTGTGGTGTACAATGCTGCTGGCCAACATATTCTACAGGTCTGTCTTGATCAAAGCCATTCCTTTGAACGCACAGCTCCTGACAGCGAGGCAAAGCAGGTCACCAAGGATGTATCACCGCTAGATCTTTCCTGCGACGAGTCACACACCTTATTTTCCCAGGATATCGACCACGAAATCAATCCGTACGCTAGGTCTAGCCCTCGACATATTCCCTGATGTCTTTGAAGAACAGCTCTACCGCTCAGGGTACCGAGGGACCGATAGTTGCGAGGATGCGGACCCCAGGACATGGAAAAGGGTCCTCGTGTCTAGACTGATCACATCCTATCTGCGCGAACCAATGTCTCCCGTCAAGAGTGGAAGCTTCGAAGCTCGTCTGGCTCTGAAGATAGCATGGCGACAGCAGTCTGGGAGGAACAAGTGACGTGCTTCCGGAAGCGTTGGTCTGTTGACAGTACCACTGCACCGGCCGAACAGAGTAAGCAAGAGATCCTCGCCACAACCAAGCTAGGTAGAACTGACCTGATATGGCTGTGAAAGCTGTTTACTTTGTCGATCCACTCCCCCTGGTAGTACACGAATCCGAGCGGCGCCGCAGTGATTCTTGTGTCGATGCTGCTGCGAAAATCCACCGATCTGAACACACGCCTTTCCGGCGGGCAACATGGAGACTGCCATTTGCACCAACCACTCTCAAGGGTCAGTACCAAAACAGAGAAGATTTTCTGAAACGAGAAGTCACGAAGAAACACCCAAAGTCGGACCACGACGGAACCGCCAGGAGGACTGGACTAGCTCGAAAAACCTTCATCCCAGCGCCGGCCCTCTTGCAGGTCATCCGCATCGACGCGATGTGCCTTGTTCGCCACCTCTCGGTCATTCTTGACGAGATGATCCACCAGCGCAACCAGCGAGCGCCTCATGCAAGAACGCCTCGAACTCCTGGAGAGAACTGCTCAACTGGGCCCAGCGAAAGTTGCCCCGGCTTTCGAAATCTCTGGCCGAGTTCTTTGCTTTCGCGTTGGCAACAGCTGAAGATCTCGAGCCTGTTCTCCCGGGGCTCTGCACGCACATACCAGCGCCAGCGACACATCCTCAAGTGATCAAGCTTCAGCAAGAAATCTAGGACAGTTGTGACTAGATGCGTCCGTACACATGAGCACCTCCGCGCGGAAACGTCACTTCTCGAGAGCTAACGGGGGCATTGCCCAGGCTGAAAATTTTACCCGGTTTTGACGGAGCTGGCTTTTGTTTTTATTCCCACgtcttttgctgctgctctgtTTTGGTATGCAACTTCAAGAGCTAGAAGACGCCCCTCCCAGGGTGTGGATGTTTGTCGTTACTGCGATTGGATTTGTCTTGTTGGCATGTATACTACGAATCGTGCTGAGAAGTCCGACGATAAGCTGGAGGATACAGAGAGTGGGAAGGAGGGTAAGGACTGAGAGAAAGGTTCCAGATGGGGGCTGCTGTGCCTGCTCACAAGGCCTTTGGATGGGCATCGGAGAAGATTCACGGGAATAGGATCGTGGGATTTTTGGCACCGTGGATAGGCGATTTACGCTGCTTTGGTAGTGGTTCTCTGCGTTTTTGTGGGAGAGGTAAGCTTGACGATagggttggtggttttggttaCTGTTTTGCTGGGGCCGATGATGTTTGTGGTTCGGTGGTGGGTTGTTAAGgagaggacgacgagggtGGATTTGTCGAGGTTTTATCcgcagccgaggaggaggagagcagcaggggaagaagatgatgataatgggggtgggaaggggtgaggttggggtaggtaggtagactCTTGTCATTAAAACACACGTTTGTATTCAGGTACACTTGTTCCTAACCTCCGGAGGACCATGCCATTCCAACGCACTCCCCGTCTCCTCAACCTTTGGCGGGGAGTCAACCATCATTTCCATCCAGCTGGAAGGTTCGCCTCTGGTTGCAAGAGGATTGCGCGCCGTCCAGACGACTTCTCACCCTTCTCCGAGCCACCATATGTAAGCAAGAGCTctcgtctttttcttgacaACTCTCCTCTCTTTGTTATGGGCAGCGAGAGCCTCCTTCGTGAGTCTAGTCCTCCCGggtgcggcggcggcatcccTGGTCTTTTTGCTGCCTCTCGTCTCGACATCTTGAGGGTCTATTCCAAACTGATCCCACTTCATCCGCATCACCTGCTCGTACCAGCCCCAATGAAAACCCCCGCCAGGTCCCAGCGACGAGACAGGATGCCGCCCGTCATCTCCGTGCAAGGTACTGTCCGAACGATGGACACTGTGCGTCAGGATGTTGTAGCAAAAGTCGGGCACGAGAAAAACAGGGCGTCTGATCCTCAAGGTAAAATCGGTCGAGGTGCCTGGTTCATAGGGGTGTTCATTGCAGCGTGTGTTCtgcttggtgttgacggAAACTTCTCCGATGCCTGAGACGGCGAGGGCGACGGGTGAGCTGCTTTCGGAGGTGGTGTGAGTGACTTGGCTTTGGAAGGGTTCTAGGGAGGTGAACCAGCCTTTGTCGCTAGCACCTTGGCCAAATCCAAACCCGAAGATTTGTGAATCACGAGAACGACACTTTCAAAATCCCATTTGACATGGAACAAGGCATAATGATGATTAACAACTACTTCTTAATGTCCTCTAACTGCGCGCCTGACACACCTAactaaggtaggtaggtatgtagaAAGACAGAAGAACAGGTCCGTCAAGCGGGAGCGGACTTCCACAAGTCAAAACCAACTTCGTGCCGGACTCACTAAGGTGAGCCTATCAAGCCCCCTTCGCTGTTCCTCAAGCCACTGGCTCCATGGTCCCACAACATTGCGCAAGTGTCAGAAGATCAGCGACATCCCAATGCTGCTCACTGTCTGACTCGTTGCTGCAGCACAGCGGAtttctctccttccccgCAAGCCTTCATTGACCAGAACTCAAGAAGCAAGCAGAAAACACTTTGTGCTTCACCTAAAACTCTTAGGCATGTGATGAACAAAAGGATGGGTTGCCGGTGgggatgaagacgaagacgtggaaagatagttaataggccttGAAAAATAGTTGGGAGGCGTCTCGACCATCTTTCAAGTCCTTGATATCGAATAGAAGTCACTAGTTTTCTGTTCAAAGCATGTCAGGTAATGGGATATGGCGAGGCATGGTGCCCAGAGCCAAcggccaaaaaaaaaaaaaaagaaaaagggcaCGTAGAAGGTTGAATGAATAGTTGATTGTTTTCATCCGGGCCATAATGGCCGTAACAGAAGGAATCCATTTACAGGAAGCATTGCAAGGGTAGGATATCGCGATGTCCACACCCTTGAATTCGCAACGCCTGTGGCTTCCTGCGAGCCTAAATATCCCTCCCATGCCGAACCAGATGACCTTGGTGTGGCTGAAAAGGCCGAACCCAAAAACGCACCGACAAAGTGGCTTCGTTGGCCCATGCCCTTGATTTCCCTGCCACAACAGGCCCCAGATGCCAACCCCGAGTCAACACGCTAACTGGGCCAGTTCAAACCTTCAAAAGATCGActccccatcacccatcaTTCGCCATCATCGCGCGTGCAATAAGTCTTCCCTCGGCGCGTTCATCCTCGTCGTAGATGCTGAGGCCGTAGGCCATAAGAAACTTGAACTCGCCGTCGAAATGGACTCGAAGCCATTGCTTCTCTTCCGCTGTATAAGGAGGCACCATCGTGATTTGATGAATAGTTGCAGATTGTAGCTTGGAGTGACGTGGTCGATCTGGTGTTTGGGGCGATGGGTGGTTGTCGAAGTGACACAACGAACTGAGCAAAAGGTGAGTTGAACTGGGGAAAAACCGAGCAACCACGAGCCGGGGCGACGAAAAGAAGGTGAGCTTCGCGCCTGGAACCGCACCACCGGTGGATCCCACAACAATTGTCTCAGTTGACTCGACGAAAATGCATCAAAATCGCCGAATCCGAGTCAGGTACCCCACGGTGGCTTGTTATAAACTGCCGCATGCGgcttgtgggtggtggaaggcgGGGAATGGcgccagccaccaccgaGATAGCTCGTCAGACACGGGGGGCCGGCGGATATAGCGAATGTATGTCGGCTCCCAAGCCCGTATCATGCAGAATGCAGCTGCAGCTACGATGCTGGGACCGAGTGCGAGTGTTCCAAGACAGTGACGGGGCCGAGGGCATCCATATgtctgaaaaaaaaagtgtgtgtctgtgtgtgtgtgtgtgtgtgttgtgccttcgaggtcgaggcgCTCACATCATCTGAAAGAAATCCAGTCGCTCCTGTTCTTCTCTCTCGGCCtgcctcttcttttcttcctcggcccTTCGTCTTCTGGCTACTTCGGGGTctccggcctcctcctccttgagtCTCGCTTCCTCGAACGGTAAAAGTGAAGATGCCTGGTTTGCTGTCAATGAATCTGTCCATCTAGGATCCGCTGGTGTGGAATACGCCGAGTAGGCTGGGTTGACATCCCGACGAATGGGAACACCACGAGCcgaaggggggatgggaaggggtcCTGGTACCTCGGTGGCGATGGAAGCGTGTTTCTCATCATAGGTTGCCGTTGAACGGGAACTGTCTCTGGATGTAGTGTGGACCCCCTTGGCATGGGTAACGACTGGCTTCGGAGCTGGgcccttcttcctccagaTCTTGAGAGTGCTGAGACAACCCATCTTGGTGGTTTTGTGGGATGTAAGAGTTGGGAGGTTTTGATTCTTGGCCAAAGCTTTGCCGACAATGGTCGAGATGTCCAAGGACGTCAGGGTCAGGGGAGCTCGAGGTGGCGAAAGATGGATGGGAGCTCGAGAGCACCGGATCTCTCACATGTTTGGGAAACGTGGAGCTTTAAAACAAACCAGCGTTTGGCCCAGGCGGCGTTTGCTTGATGCAGTGACATGGCTCATGTCTCCATTCCTGGCGTGGAATGGTTGGAATGCTACCAAGGGCTGTCTCCATTTGGGTAGGTTCCGATGGTACCATAAGCCACAATGGGGATAGCGCCATAGCACAGCCCTAGCGATATTCTTGAACGCGGGGAAGGTCTCCACAGCTAGTGGTGCTGCGAACCCTGCAGAGAACCGGTTCCACTGTTCTGGGCGTCTGGGCCTTTGAGCCACCAATTTCCAGTGTGGTGAGAAACTGTGAACAGCTTCAGGGCGCTTGTTGACCAATCAACACATCAATTCCAAGCGGACTGTCTCTTCCAAATAAACAACAATGCCTTTCATCAGCCTCATTCCAGCCCAGCCAAGCAACGCCAGGCAAACATTCCGGACCAGCATCGGACTCCCACACAGAGCACCGCCGTCCGGAGCACCTGGGCAGCGCTTACACAAAGTCCGCAATAGTGGGGTCCCGTCGTCAGCAACTGGCGAGGCGGCGCGGAAACGGCACGACTAGCGCATGCAGCACATCAATGTTAGACTTGACCTTCCTCTTTTCGAGCTGGGCTTCTGAATCATAGAAGACTAGAGCCCGATTCCTGTCTTTGATCTCTCAAAAGTCACGctctccttcaccaagaaTTGGCAATTTCAGGTCTTCATCATTTGCAACCTGGTGATCCATTGGCCGGTGATTGACCAAGGAGATGGTCCGTGGCTATCCTAGTGGCTGATGGCAGCTGACCGCGTGTAATTTGCCTTACCCTGACCCTAGCTCACAACCTGGGAATAGCGTCCGTCTGGGTTCTCATAGGCTCTGGAGATCTTCAAACCCCTGAGAACCCTGATGGGCGGGCCCCGCTGTGGATATCAAACGGCAGCCAAGCGGGAGCTTTGAAGATCAGGGAAAAACAAGATCAACAGTGGTGATCTCACAGGAAGAGTGCTGACGTTGGTGGAATTCACCGCTTCAGCTCAGCCAGCCACAAAGTCATGCATAGTGCAGTCATACCCAGAAGTCGAAAACCACGCATTTtctgttggtgatgagttgatgctgctgttggttcACCATAGAACCTCACTGCCTGAAATGTGAAGGTCATCGCATTCAAAAGAGGTATCTTTTTTCGACGGTCGAATAAGGTATGGGATATCATGTGTCAACCGTgtcgccaagaagaagaatccAACTCTGGCAAAATAAAGCTTCTTTCACCTCAACCAAACAACATACCTACTGTAAACCAACGACATGCCTACCAAAGTTCCAACGCTGTTACCAATGCAACATGGTGTGATATCCCATGCAGATTTACCACAGTTCCGGGACTGTTCTACTTGAAAGGACGCATGGGTTATTGCGCCGTGGGAACTGCTGGTTCGGCTGCATTTGTGAATCGCAAGATATCACCCTTCCAAGGAAAACAACATTGATCACGGTGTTTTTATCAATCTTTGCGGCATAGACCGGTGTGCTGAATCCCTCGCCGGAATTGCTGTTGAGGGAGCTGCCCGAGATTCCTGCTGCTGAAGTTTGGTTCCGGTGCCATTTGGCAAGAGTGAATCCCGGCTCCCAACATCTTGTTGGTAGCAGTGCATTCATGTAGGAACCTCTTATCAAGCTTGTGAATAAAATCATTGGACGGGACTGAATGGGTGCCCCGAGATTGGTTATGTTGGGGAGTTGGAAATGCAAGTCACGTTCACAGTCAACTGGAACCTGAAAGCCTCCGGGTACGTTCAAGAGATCTCCAAATATCTCAACAGAACAAGGCAAATGCCACAGCTTGAAGGTATACGAGCGTGTCATGATACAGACTTGAGATTCCCATCGCCGTGGTACTGCCCAAATAAAAAGAAGACGAAATGGGACACACTGCCTGCCGTGACTTGGTAATCAAACGTCGCACTCCTGCCCTGTGTGATACCCCAGCACCGGTTTTTTCAACATCATAAAACACGCGAAGGCACATGAAATGGACCAGAAAGGCAACAGAGCTGCTACGTAGTAGGTATTAGTGCCGGATCACCAACCCATTCCTTGTCTCGGGGATAGAAGGCACTGCACTGGACAGTGTCTGGCATCGTTCGATCCCCCAGGCCACCACTACCCGAAGACGAGGTGACAGATGCAGACTTGGAAAGGGAAGGCAGTCTGCGcctgttcttcttcacaTCATCTTGACActctctttcctttccttccaGGATCTTCTGTCGCTCGGCTCTGTCTCCTGCAATTTCCTACCCTTCTACACCAGTTTACTGGTTCAAAAAAGCAATttccccaacacctccattCCTGTCCTTCCTGAACATGTTCTTCTTCAATGACTTGAGACCGTGGCGAAGAAtcgtctcctccaactctctTGTTTCCAGCCTCAAACATGGCAGCCCTTGCCAGTCAGTTCCTCCGACGTCGAGAACACTTCATTGTCCTCGGCAATCATTCGCCAATCCTACTACCGTGACCTCGACAAGGGTCTGAGTGTCCTCCTGGTAGCTTTACATACCAGCAAACATGTTAGTGCACCGTTCCTGCAGTGGGCTGAAGATGGTAGCTGACAGTTGGTTCCCAATTAGACACCTGACACATGGCCATCCCTCTTCCCTTCATGCTTCGTTCGCTGCCACAGAGGCTTCCATCTTCAGACATGCCGATTCCCCTTTGCCTCTGATCACTTCAGGTGGAGCACTACGGGGCTTTGCACTGCAGTTCGCAACGCTCCTTGACCTGGGATCGAGCAGCTACAAGGCTTTGCCATCGTTTGGCAGGAACTGTGCTTTGTGTCATACCAAAAGGACGTCCTTGGCACGGGGCCAAGGCAAGGGGGTATATCTTCACATTTTGCTCTCTTTTTGGTGCGTCTGTtcttcccaacccatcatgCAATGGGGAAGGACTCGATCTTCAAAGCGGAGGCTGACCATCAGGCTTCCAATACAGACCTCCAAAGAAGCCCATTGCCACACGATCTGCCCTAGGTCAAGTGTGTGCCATCTCTGTTCTCAGCGAGTCCGAAGCCATCTGGCGTGCATTCTCCTGCACACTTGCGAGCGTTTCCCTGCATTGCCGTCGCTGGAGACGTCTAGCATCCAAGTCATGGCGATGCGATATGTGAACTCGACTTCATCTGCCTGCATGCATGCCTCGGTAAGTACCACCTGCCTCGCTATCCAGGGTGCGATGGGCATGAGAAGCTTTGCATTTTGCCCCGACGGGTTAACAAGCCCAACAATTGCCCTCGAAGCCAACCGCCTCTGATTAAGGCACAAGCACCTGCCCACCCTTGCGCTCGCACAAGACATACCTTCACAAGGGGCCTCTTTTGGGGACCGAGGGCTTCCCATCGTGGATTTGTCATTCAAGATGGGTCGCTGATGACCACAGCGCCTGCCTCTTTTGCCAAGTGCGTCGTCGGCCACCGCATAGGCATTCCGTCTCAGGTATCTCCCCGGTGTTAGGTCGACAGCTTctgtcttcttcatcataCCACGCCAGGTTTTCGAGGCGGCGGGCAAGCAGTCGAGATGTCTGTAACCATCAAAGTTGACCACAGCAGCCACCATGGCTCCCTCCTTGGAGAGTTAGCCGGCACCCGAAGAAGAGGCTCCAGCGCGATGTCTGGACCGCAAGAGCTTCGCCAGTTGCTTGGTGCCTGGGTGGCACGTTGTGATAGCCCCGCGAGGGGGCTACTGTTGGGTACCGCACACGGACAAAATAATGGAGACTGCTACAGGTCGTTGGTGGTACGGCCTGGGGTGTTGGGATGACTGCATGGTTCTCCAGATCCAGCACGACCAGCACGTTACCTGTGCGCGCGAGCGAGCGAGTGAGATAGGGAGAGGCTCAagtttgtggtggtgtggagccgttgagaaaGCCTTGGGCTTGCTGTGTTCGGGTGCCTCTTCGGTTAAGGAATAGTGTTATTAACATAGTTAGTGACATTTTGGGGTCTCATGCCTGTGTGTCTATGCTTGCTGTGGAAGTGGTGATGAGCTGACCATCCAAAATGCCAACAATTCTCGTTGTCGTGTTGTCTTCAGCTGTATGGAACCATTGCACCATCACTCTACCAGTCGCTGGGATCATGGAGTCCCTCCTTCAAGTCTTCAATGTCATCATTTATGTACCATCGTTCCAACGTAAATACATTTCTCTTCTGTCCTTTGGCCCCCCAGCCGTCCTGCAACCCCGGCTTCTTGCTGTCTTTACAAATgcgccctcccctccaacgtcctcctcttcttcttctccctctgactcctctccagcaccctctcctcctccgcactCAACCTAGCCGGCGCATTCAAccccttggccttcttccccccatccacccccctcacggcctcctcccacagcTTCTGCCCCAGCTCATCCGTCAACCGGATCACTCGTGTACTCACCGTCGCCCCATCCCGTCtgttcttcccctccctcctgctCGAAGCAATCTTTTCGGTAAAGTCCCACAGCTTCCCCGAGGCGGTCAAGTTACCCGTCACCtcatccctcctcggcctccacTCGGGCGACACCCGGAGCCTCGGGGGGATCCTCGAGTCTTTAGACCTGACCACCTGGAtgatcccctcctcctcaaaccgcTGGTACGAGTTCTTGAGCGTTTCCTTGTTTACGGCTTCAAAGTAGGAGAGGTCGCCTTGGTGGTAGAGGGTTTTGCCCAACTGTTGAACAAATGTTAGCAAgctggtgggaggagaaggggggagggggggaaacatGCAAACTGAGCCGAATCCTGCGCCCGGGAGACTTGGATCCAGACGTCATCTTTTTGTCCCAGGGGTGGCGTCAAACCCATCAGCGAGACGGCTGCCAACCAAGAGGCTTCGATAAACGGCCAGATGAGGAAGCAGTAAAAGTCGTAATTCTCTCGGCCGGCTGCGCGCTCCGCGTCGGAGAGGCCGATCTTGGTTATGTTCCGCTGCTCGTCACGCTCAatcatgatgatgttgtccgCCTCAaggccggcgagggtgcGCTCGAGGTTCACCTGGAGGCCTTCGCCGCTGTAAATAAACTCGCCgcggaagagggaggagaggaagaggacttGGTCGCGGAGCTCCTTGTAGGGTATATCCTGGATGGCCGGGCCACCCCCCTGCTTGACCTTTGTGTAGAGCGCTGCTGCGACCAAGGCTTCCGAAATAAAAAGGTGGATGGTCATGTTGCG from Podospora pseudocomata strain CBS 415.72m chromosome 3, whole genome shotgun sequence includes:
- a CDS encoding hypothetical protein (EggNog:ENOG503P3VD) — translated: MVPPYTAEEKQWLRVHFDGEFKFLMAYGLSIYDEDERAEGRLIARAMMANDG